A section of the Papio anubis isolate 15944 chromosome 4, Panubis1.0, whole genome shotgun sequence genome encodes:
- the KIAA0895 gene encoding uncharacterized protein KIAA0895 homolog isoform X5, translating into MVATGWARRSGLHPASRPLRGAQEALAKSLRREERNRPLFLSSLIIKKLHWPEQELAKKSILNAEDSFIIDSKRSISHLSSGVLKDIFTTGTSSYNVLLQSKEEKKYHSQKQSSSTYSKRCRKTSKSPNTSRSKDPRRMKALVPVTSSGTWYCLERRPAVFVTSSVSSPVKFTHDISVTGNGIVLPPKPKSKVKWCHFSTLPKTKPQPQLSRSFEKGDDFSGKKFCILTAIKPTNLEKEKLRFFKSDYTYNPQFEYANPALPSVLAKHSHASDRFLKQIVVHLTEDLLSRASMTVVNGCPTLTINVCTAREHWLEGMLRHEIGTHYFRGINNLQQPWNSWTGRKKHELKPNNPTEEGLASIHSVLFRKDPFLWRAALLYYTVYRASQMSFCELFRDIGRFVKDPNTRWDYCVRAKRGWTDTSQPGCFSKDQVYLDGILQILRYRDTIDFHLLTALGKVSYEDVDRLKGLAVTENMRVPHFLQDHGRYMEHLEKIMEVNELTDRELKDLI; encoded by the exons AAAAGCTTCACTGGCCTGAGCAAGAACTTGCTAAGAAGTCTATTCTAAATGCAGAAGATTCATTCATCATTGACAGCAAAAGAAGCATTTCACATTTATCCTCGGGAGTGCTAAAAGACATTTTCACAACTGGAACCAGTAGTTACAATGTCCTACTACAgagcaaggaggaaaaaaagtatcACTCACAAAAACAGTCTTCCTCCACCTACTCCAAAAGATGTAGAAAAACCAGCAAATCTCCTAACACTTCTCGTAGCAAAGATCCTCGCAGGATGAAAGCCCTGGTGCCGGTGACAAGCAGTGGTACTTGGTACTGCCTGGAGAGGCGGCCTGCTGTTTTTGTCACTAGTTCAGTGTCGAGTCCTGTAAAGTTTACACATGATATCTCTGTTACAGGGAATGGCATAGTACTGCCACCTAAACCCAAAAGCAAGGTCAAGTGGTGCCATTTCTCCACTCTTCCAAAGACAAAGCCACAGCCTCAGCTGTCTAGAAGCTTTGAAAAGGGAGATGacttttctgggaagaaattttgTATACTGACTGCTATAAAACCCACCaacttagagaaagaaaaactgagattCTTCAAATCTGACTATACCTACAATCCTCAGTTTGAGTATGCCAATCCTGCTCTGCCAAGCGTATTAGCTAAGCACAGCCACGCATCTGACCGATTTCTTAAGCAG ATTGTAGTTCATCTCACTGAGGACCTGCTTTCCCGAGCGTCAATGACAGTAGTAAATGGATGTCCAACTCTGACTATCAATGTGTGCACTGCACGTGAGCATTGGCTGGAGGGAATGCTGAGGCATGAAATAG GTACACATTATTTTCGAGGTATTAACAACCTCCAGCAGCCATGGAACAGTTGGACTGGACGTAAAAAACATGAGCTGAAGCCAAATAATCCCACAGAGGAAGGACTAGCAAGCATTCACAGTGTTCTGTTTAGAAAAGACCCCTTTTTGTGGAGGGCTGCCCTCCTCTACTACACTGTTTATCGAGCCAGCCAAATGTCTTTTTGTGAACTCTTCAGAGATATTGGCAGGTTTGTCAAGGACCCCAATACAAGATGGGATTATTGTGTACGGGCCAAGAGGGGATGGACTGATACTTCCCAACCAG GGTGTTTTAGTAAAGACCAGGTATACTTGGATGGAATTCTTCAAATCCTTCGATACAGAGATACCATAGACTTCCATCTGCTTACTGCCCTCGGGAAG GTTTCTTATGAAGATGTGGATCGCTTAAAAGGATTGGCAGTTACCGAAAACATGAGGGTCCCTCACTTCCTGCAGGACCATGGCCGATATATGGAACACTTAGAGAAGATCATGGAAGTGAATGAACTGACTGACAGGGAACTGAAAGATCTTATATAG
- the KIAA0895 gene encoding uncharacterized protein KIAA0895 homolog isoform X6, translating to MLESIRVTEKLHWPEQELAKKSILNAEDSFIIDSKRSISHLSSGVLKDIFTTGTSSYNVLLQSKEEKKYHSQKQSSSTYSKRCRKTSKSPNTSRSKDPRRMKALVPVTSSGTWYCLERRPAVFVTSSVSSPVKFTHDISVTGNGIVLPPKPKSKVKWCHFSTLPKTKPQPQLSRSFEKGDDFSGKKFCILTAIKPTNLEKEKLRFFKSDYTYNPQFEYANPALPSVLAKHSHASDRFLKQIVVHLTEDLLSRASMTVVNGCPTLTINVCTAREHWLEGMLRHEIGTHYFRGINNLQQPWNSWTGRKKHELKPNNPTEEGLASIHSVLFRKDPFLWRAALLYYTVYRASQMSFCELFRDIGRFVKDPNTRWDYCVRAKRGWTDTSQPGCFSKDQVYLDGILQILRYRDTIDFHLLTALGKVSYEDVDRLKGLAVTENMRVPHFLQDHGRYMEHLEKIMEVNELTDRELKDLI from the exons AAAAGCTTCACTGGCCTGAGCAAGAACTTGCTAAGAAGTCTATTCTAAATGCAGAAGATTCATTCATCATTGACAGCAAAAGAAGCATTTCACATTTATCCTCGGGAGTGCTAAAAGACATTTTCACAACTGGAACCAGTAGTTACAATGTCCTACTACAgagcaaggaggaaaaaaagtatcACTCACAAAAACAGTCTTCCTCCACCTACTCCAAAAGATGTAGAAAAACCAGCAAATCTCCTAACACTTCTCGTAGCAAAGATCCTCGCAGGATGAAAGCCCTGGTGCCGGTGACAAGCAGTGGTACTTGGTACTGCCTGGAGAGGCGGCCTGCTGTTTTTGTCACTAGTTCAGTGTCGAGTCCTGTAAAGTTTACACATGATATCTCTGTTACAGGGAATGGCATAGTACTGCCACCTAAACCCAAAAGCAAGGTCAAGTGGTGCCATTTCTCCACTCTTCCAAAGACAAAGCCACAGCCTCAGCTGTCTAGAAGCTTTGAAAAGGGAGATGacttttctgggaagaaattttgTATACTGACTGCTATAAAACCCACCaacttagagaaagaaaaactgagattCTTCAAATCTGACTATACCTACAATCCTCAGTTTGAGTATGCCAATCCTGCTCTGCCAAGCGTATTAGCTAAGCACAGCCACGCATCTGACCGATTTCTTAAGCAG ATTGTAGTTCATCTCACTGAGGACCTGCTTTCCCGAGCGTCAATGACAGTAGTAAATGGATGTCCAACTCTGACTATCAATGTGTGCACTGCACGTGAGCATTGGCTGGAGGGAATGCTGAGGCATGAAATAG GTACACATTATTTTCGAGGTATTAACAACCTCCAGCAGCCATGGAACAGTTGGACTGGACGTAAAAAACATGAGCTGAAGCCAAATAATCCCACAGAGGAAGGACTAGCAAGCATTCACAGTGTTCTGTTTAGAAAAGACCCCTTTTTGTGGAGGGCTGCCCTCCTCTACTACACTGTTTATCGAGCCAGCCAAATGTCTTTTTGTGAACTCTTCAGAGATATTGGCAGGTTTGTCAAGGACCCCAATACAAGATGGGATTATTGTGTACGGGCCAAGAGGGGATGGACTGATACTTCCCAACCAG GGTGTTTTAGTAAAGACCAGGTATACTTGGATGGAATTCTTCAAATCCTTCGATACAGAGATACCATAGACTTCCATCTGCTTACTGCCCTCGGGAAG GTTTCTTATGAAGATGTGGATCGCTTAAAAGGATTGGCAGTTACCGAAAACATGAGGGTCCCTCACTTCCTGCAGGACCATGGCCGATATATGGAACACTTAGAGAAGATCATGGAAGTGAATGAACTGACTGACAGGGAACTGAAAGATCTTATATAG
- the KIAA0895 gene encoding uncharacterized protein KIAA0895 homolog isoform X2, producing MVATGWARRSGLHPASRPLRGAQEALAKSLRREERNRPLFLSSLIIKKLHWPEQELAKKSILNAEDSFIIDSKRSISHLSSGVLKDIFTTGTSSYNVLLQSKEEKKYHSQKQSSSTYSKRCRKTSKSPNTSRSKDPRRMKALVPVTSSGTWYCLERRPAVFVTSSVSSPVKFTHDISVTGNGIVLPPKPKSKVKWCHFSTLPKTKPQPQLSRSFEKGDDFSGKKFCILTAIKPTNLEKEKLRFFKSDYTYNPQFEYANPALPSVLAKHSHASDRFLKQSINIMELTLQKYGSYEKFEQATGGSLLSKTRIWSHVRKYMMKEGCLGEIVVHLTEDLLSRASMTVVNGCPTLTINVCTAREHWLEGMLRHEIGTHYFRGINNLQQPWNSWTGRKKHELKPNNPTEEGLASIHSVLFRKDPFLWRAALLYYTVYRASQMSFCELFRDIGRFVKDPNTRWDYCVRAKRGWTDTSQPGCFSKDQVYLDGILQILRYRDTIDFHLLTALGKVSYEDVDRLKGLAVTENMRVPHFLQDHGRYMEHLEKIMEVNELTDRELKDLI from the exons AAAAGCTTCACTGGCCTGAGCAAGAACTTGCTAAGAAGTCTATTCTAAATGCAGAAGATTCATTCATCATTGACAGCAAAAGAAGCATTTCACATTTATCCTCGGGAGTGCTAAAAGACATTTTCACAACTGGAACCAGTAGTTACAATGTCCTACTACAgagcaaggaggaaaaaaagtatcACTCACAAAAACAGTCTTCCTCCACCTACTCCAAAAGATGTAGAAAAACCAGCAAATCTCCTAACACTTCTCGTAGCAAAGATCCTCGCAGGATGAAAGCCCTGGTGCCGGTGACAAGCAGTGGTACTTGGTACTGCCTGGAGAGGCGGCCTGCTGTTTTTGTCACTAGTTCAGTGTCGAGTCCTGTAAAGTTTACACATGATATCTCTGTTACAGGGAATGGCATAGTACTGCCACCTAAACCCAAAAGCAAGGTCAAGTGGTGCCATTTCTCCACTCTTCCAAAGACAAAGCCACAGCCTCAGCTGTCTAGAAGCTTTGAAAAGGGAGATGacttttctgggaagaaattttgTATACTGACTGCTATAAAACCCACCaacttagagaaagaaaaactgagattCTTCAAATCTGACTATACCTACAATCCTCAGTTTGAGTATGCCAATCCTGCTCTGCCAAGCGTATTAGCTAAGCACAGCCACGCATCTGACCGATTTCTTAAGCAG TCTATCAATATTATGGAACTGACTTTACAAAAATACGGAAGTTATGAAAAATTCGAACAAGCCACTGGTGGTAGCTTGCTCTCTAAAACTCGAATCTGGAGTCACGTTAGGAAGTACATGATGAAGGAAGGCTGCCTAGGGGAG ATTGTAGTTCATCTCACTGAGGACCTGCTTTCCCGAGCGTCAATGACAGTAGTAAATGGATGTCCAACTCTGACTATCAATGTGTGCACTGCACGTGAGCATTGGCTGGAGGGAATGCTGAGGCATGAAATAG GTACACATTATTTTCGAGGTATTAACAACCTCCAGCAGCCATGGAACAGTTGGACTGGACGTAAAAAACATGAGCTGAAGCCAAATAATCCCACAGAGGAAGGACTAGCAAGCATTCACAGTGTTCTGTTTAGAAAAGACCCCTTTTTGTGGAGGGCTGCCCTCCTCTACTACACTGTTTATCGAGCCAGCCAAATGTCTTTTTGTGAACTCTTCAGAGATATTGGCAGGTTTGTCAAGGACCCCAATACAAGATGGGATTATTGTGTACGGGCCAAGAGGGGATGGACTGATACTTCCCAACCAG GGTGTTTTAGTAAAGACCAGGTATACTTGGATGGAATTCTTCAAATCCTTCGATACAGAGATACCATAGACTTCCATCTGCTTACTGCCCTCGGGAAG GTTTCTTATGAAGATGTGGATCGCTTAAAAGGATTGGCAGTTACCGAAAACATGAGGGTCCCTCACTTCCTGCAGGACCATGGCCGATATATGGAACACTTAGAGAAGATCATGGAAGTGAATGAACTGACTGACAGGGAACTGAAAGATCTTATATAG
- the KIAA0895 gene encoding uncharacterized protein KIAA0895 homolog isoform X4, whose protein sequence is MLESIRVTEKLHWPEQELAKKSILNAEDSFIIDSKRSISHLSSGVLKDIFTTGTSSYNVLLQSKEEKKYHSQKQSSSTYSKRCRKTSKSPNTSRSKDPRRMKALVPVTSSGTWYCLERRPAVFVTSSVSSPVKFTHDISVTGNGIVLPPKPKSKVKWCHFSTLPKTKPQPQLSRSFEKGDDFSGKKFCILTAIKPTNLEKEKLRFFKSDYTYNPQFEYANPALPSVLAKHSHASDRFLKQSINIMELTLQKYGSYEKFEQATGGSLLSKTRIWSHVRKYMMKEGCLGEIVVHLTEDLLSRASMTVVNGCPTLTINVCTAREHWLEGMLRHEIGTHYFRGINNLQQPWNSWTGRKKHELKPNNPTEEGLASIHSVLFRKDPFLWRAALLYYTVYRASQMSFCELFRDIGRFVKDPNTRWDYCVRAKRGWTDTSQPGCFSKDQVYLDGILQILRYRDTIDFHLLTALGKVSYEDVDRLKGLAVTENMRVPHFLQDHGRYMEHLEKIMEVNELTDRELKDLI, encoded by the exons AAAAGCTTCACTGGCCTGAGCAAGAACTTGCTAAGAAGTCTATTCTAAATGCAGAAGATTCATTCATCATTGACAGCAAAAGAAGCATTTCACATTTATCCTCGGGAGTGCTAAAAGACATTTTCACAACTGGAACCAGTAGTTACAATGTCCTACTACAgagcaaggaggaaaaaaagtatcACTCACAAAAACAGTCTTCCTCCACCTACTCCAAAAGATGTAGAAAAACCAGCAAATCTCCTAACACTTCTCGTAGCAAAGATCCTCGCAGGATGAAAGCCCTGGTGCCGGTGACAAGCAGTGGTACTTGGTACTGCCTGGAGAGGCGGCCTGCTGTTTTTGTCACTAGTTCAGTGTCGAGTCCTGTAAAGTTTACACATGATATCTCTGTTACAGGGAATGGCATAGTACTGCCACCTAAACCCAAAAGCAAGGTCAAGTGGTGCCATTTCTCCACTCTTCCAAAGACAAAGCCACAGCCTCAGCTGTCTAGAAGCTTTGAAAAGGGAGATGacttttctgggaagaaattttgTATACTGACTGCTATAAAACCCACCaacttagagaaagaaaaactgagattCTTCAAATCTGACTATACCTACAATCCTCAGTTTGAGTATGCCAATCCTGCTCTGCCAAGCGTATTAGCTAAGCACAGCCACGCATCTGACCGATTTCTTAAGCAG TCTATCAATATTATGGAACTGACTTTACAAAAATACGGAAGTTATGAAAAATTCGAACAAGCCACTGGTGGTAGCTTGCTCTCTAAAACTCGAATCTGGAGTCACGTTAGGAAGTACATGATGAAGGAAGGCTGCCTAGGGGAG ATTGTAGTTCATCTCACTGAGGACCTGCTTTCCCGAGCGTCAATGACAGTAGTAAATGGATGTCCAACTCTGACTATCAATGTGTGCACTGCACGTGAGCATTGGCTGGAGGGAATGCTGAGGCATGAAATAG GTACACATTATTTTCGAGGTATTAACAACCTCCAGCAGCCATGGAACAGTTGGACTGGACGTAAAAAACATGAGCTGAAGCCAAATAATCCCACAGAGGAAGGACTAGCAAGCATTCACAGTGTTCTGTTTAGAAAAGACCCCTTTTTGTGGAGGGCTGCCCTCCTCTACTACACTGTTTATCGAGCCAGCCAAATGTCTTTTTGTGAACTCTTCAGAGATATTGGCAGGTTTGTCAAGGACCCCAATACAAGATGGGATTATTGTGTACGGGCCAAGAGGGGATGGACTGATACTTCCCAACCAG GGTGTTTTAGTAAAGACCAGGTATACTTGGATGGAATTCTTCAAATCCTTCGATACAGAGATACCATAGACTTCCATCTGCTTACTGCCCTCGGGAAG GTTTCTTATGAAGATGTGGATCGCTTAAAAGGATTGGCAGTTACCGAAAACATGAGGGTCCCTCACTTCCTGCAGGACCATGGCCGATATATGGAACACTTAGAGAAGATCATGGAAGTGAATGAACTGACTGACAGGGAACTGAAAGATCTTATATAG